One Algibacter sp. L3A6 genomic region harbors:
- a CDS encoding sugar phosphate isomerase/epimerase family protein — translation MKTIKGPAIFLAQFAGSEAPFNTLDNLCKWAADLGYKGIQIPTWETGLIDIEIAAESQTYCDDLKGKVNSYGLEITELSTHLQGQLVAVNPAYDTLFDGFAPDAVKGNPKARTEWAIDFVKKSGTASGRLGLKSHASFSGALLWHTMYPWPQRPQGLVEMGFKELANRWLPILNHFDEQGVDICYELHPGEDLHDGVSFERFLEATGNHKRANILYDPSHFVLQQLDYLKFIDYYHERIKAFHVKDAEFNMSGKQGVYGGYSDWQDRAGRFRSLGDGQVDFKSIFTKLTKCDCDVWAVMEWECCIKSSAQGAREGAPFIQQHIIEAAERSFDDFAGAKPDEAYLKSILGI, via the coding sequence ATGAAAACAATAAAAGGACCAGCAATTTTTTTAGCGCAATTCGCAGGAAGTGAAGCGCCATTTAATACTTTAGATAACTTATGTAAATGGGCTGCAGATTTAGGATATAAAGGGATTCAGATTCCAACATGGGAAACGGGATTAATCGATATCGAAATAGCTGCGGAAAGTCAAACCTATTGCGATGATTTAAAAGGAAAAGTTAATTCTTATGGTTTAGAAATAACAGAATTGTCTACACATTTACAAGGGCAGTTAGTAGCTGTAAATCCGGCTTACGATACTTTGTTTGATGGTTTCGCTCCCGATGCTGTAAAAGGAAATCCAAAAGCAAGAACGGAATGGGCTATAGATTTTGTTAAAAAATCGGGAACAGCAAGTGGTAGATTAGGTTTAAAATCTCACGCGTCGTTTTCGGGTGCTTTGCTTTGGCATACTATGTACCCTTGGCCACAACGTCCGCAAGGTTTAGTGGAAATGGGCTTTAAGGAGTTAGCAAACCGTTGGTTGCCTATTTTAAATCATTTTGATGAGCAAGGGGTAGATATTTGTTATGAACTGCACCCAGGTGAAGATTTGCACGATGGAGTTTCTTTTGAACGTTTTTTAGAGGCAACAGGAAATCATAAACGTGCTAATATTCTTTACGATCCAAGTCATTTTGTATTGCAACAATTAGATTATTTAAAATTTATAGATTATTACCACGAGCGTATAAAGGCTTTTCATGTTAAAGATGCTGAGTTTAATATGTCTGGAAAACAAGGGGTTTACGGAGGTTACTCGGATTGGCAAGATCGCGCAGGCCGTTTTAGATCTTTAGGTGATGGTCAAGTCGATTTCAAAAGTATTTTTACAAAACTTACTAAATGCGATTGTGATGTTTGGGCGGTTATGGAATGGGAATGCTGTATTAAATCTTCGGCTCAAGGTGCTCGAGAAGGTGCGCCTTTTATTCAGCAACATATTATTGAGGCAGCCGAGCGTAGTTTTGATGATTTTGCTGGTGCGAAGCCAGATGAAGCTTATTTAAAAAGTATACTCGGAATTTAA
- a CDS encoding DUF1080 domain-containing protein, translated as MNKGLIILIALVFASCSQKLVPVDSKQQVETTEGVIEPTKPAETEVWEPKPKVVEVDEETQIPSDAIVLFNGKNFNEWESSADASGVEWILNPDKSMTVKNKAGDIQTKRDFGDMQLHIEWKSSEEIKGKGQSRSNSGVFIQGRYEVQVLDNNENETYVNGQVGSIYKQGIPLAKASSETGKWNVYDIIYHAPVFNEAGEKTEAGTITVLHNGVLIQDHYEIKGTTEFIGWPKNKPHGKAPIKLQDHRDNSSVSYRNIWVREL; from the coding sequence ATGAATAAAGGTTTAATTATTTTAATAGCTTTAGTTTTCGCGTCTTGTAGTCAAAAGCTTGTGCCGGTAGATTCTAAACAACAGGTTGAAACTACGGAAGGTGTAATAGAACCTACAAAGCCTGCGGAAACCGAAGTTTGGGAGCCTAAACCTAAAGTTGTTGAGGTGGATGAGGAGACTCAAATTCCGTCGGATGCCATTGTATTATTTAATGGTAAAAATTTCAATGAATGGGAGTCCTCTGCTGATGCTTCAGGTGTGGAATGGATTTTAAATCCTGATAAAAGCATGACTGTTAAAAATAAGGCAGGGGATATTCAAACCAAACGTGATTTTGGTGATATGCAACTTCATATAGAATGGAAATCTTCCGAAGAAATAAAAGGAAAAGGACAAAGTCGTTCTAATAGTGGCGTGTTTATTCAAGGCAGGTATGAAGTGCAGGTTTTAGATAATAATGAGAACGAAACGTATGTAAATGGCCAAGTTGGTTCTATATATAAGCAGGGTATTCCGTTGGCTAAAGCATCTTCAGAAACTGGCAAATGGAATGTTTATGATATTATTTATCATGCACCTGTGTTTAATGAAGCGGGAGAAAAAACAGAAGCTGGCACAATAACTGTACTTCATAATGGTGTTTTAATACAAGATCATTACGAAATTAAAGGAACTACAGAGTTTATTGGGTGGCCTAAAAATAAACCACACGGAAAAGCGCCAATTAAGTTGCAAGACCACAGAGATAATAGCAGTGTGAGTTATAGAAATATTTGGGTTAGAGAATTATAA
- a CDS encoding ThuA domain-containing protein, whose product MINRIVVLLISLCFISNSYSCNPIKSKIKVLIVDGQNNHTVWPKSTIMMKQYLEETGMFTVDIARTKYLNNSEQNKEWLGFAKVEEGIEGKPKTDPDFNPKFSKYDVVISNFGYKAASWPNKVQKNFEKYIKKGGGFVSVHAADNSFPEWTAYNEMIAIGGWGGRTEKHGPYLYIDKDNKPKKDYSPGNGGTHGKREAFAVTNYNTEHPITKGMPKVWMHAPDECYAFLRGPAENVTILATAVSTKKKPELEQKEPVAMVINYGKGRIFHTTLGHDTKSFECVGFIALLKRGVEWAATNKVTQTELPADFPSADNVSTRNFNLAK is encoded by the coding sequence ATGATAAATCGTATTGTTGTTTTACTAATTAGTCTTTGTTTTATTAGCAATAGCTATTCATGTAATCCAATTAAAAGTAAAATAAAAGTGCTCATTGTAGACGGACAAAATAATCATACCGTTTGGCCAAAATCAACAATTATGATGAAGCAGTACCTTGAAGAAACAGGTATGTTTACTGTAGATATTGCTAGAACTAAATATTTAAATAATAGTGAGCAAAATAAAGAATGGTTAGGATTTGCAAAGGTTGAAGAAGGGATTGAAGGCAAGCCGAAAACGGATCCAGATTTTAATCCTAAATTTTCAAAATATGATGTAGTGATTTCTAACTTTGGATATAAAGCTGCTTCGTGGCCAAATAAAGTACAAAAGAATTTTGAAAAATATATTAAAAAAGGAGGTGGTTTTGTGAGTGTACATGCAGCTGACAATAGTTTTCCAGAATGGACGGCTTATAACGAAATGATTGCCATTGGTGGTTGGGGAGGACGTACGGAAAAGCATGGTCCATACCTATATATTGATAAAGACAATAAGCCTAAAAAAGATTACAGTCCGGGTAATGGCGGAACGCATGGTAAAAGAGAGGCTTTTGCTGTAACTAACTACAATACAGAGCATCCAATTACTAAAGGTATGCCAAAGGTTTGGATGCATGCCCCAGATGAATGTTATGCGTTTTTAAGAGGTCCAGCCGAAAATGTAACCATTTTAGCTACTGCTGTATCTACTAAGAAAAAGCCAGAGTTGGAACAAAAAGAACCTGTAGCCATGGTTATAAACTATGGTAAAGGCCGAATATTCCATACTACTTTGGGGCACGATACAAAATCATTTGAGTGTGTTGGTTTTATAGCCTTGTTAAAACGCGGGGTAGAGTGGGCTGCAACTAATAAAGTGACTCAAACAGAATTGCCAGCAGATTTTCCATCTGCCGATAATGTATCTACAAGAAATTTCAATTTAGCAAAATAG
- a CDS encoding GNAT family N-acetyltransferase: MDTILNADIKSVIEKAEAYCSEEEIEIKLVYKLSNKTLELISERSKELATLYYVDVEMLRTRAENGCFILKKNDRIYGHIFVHEHHVKGHSVYERTSLWVDRDCRNCNLGLLLMSRMTELFSDTFLISVAQTPKVHHYNELIGMTHVTLAKMSPGLVEELEKLGKLRDELNFKYYVNDCFKSEIGQLKQI; the protein is encoded by the coding sequence ATGGATACTATATTGAACGCAGACATCAAAAGTGTTATAGAGAAAGCTGAGGCCTATTGTTCCGAGGAAGAGATAGAAATAAAGCTAGTTTATAAACTTTCAAATAAAACTTTAGAATTAATTTCAGAACGATCTAAAGAGCTTGCTACGTTATATTATGTAGATGTCGAGATGTTAAGAACTCGTGCTGAAAACGGCTGTTTTATATTGAAAAAAAATGATAGAATTTATGGACATATTTTTGTTCATGAGCATCATGTAAAAGGCCACTCTGTTTACGAACGTACTTCTCTATGGGTAGATCGCGATTGCCGTAATTGTAACCTTGGATTATTACTAATGTCTAGAATGACCGAGTTGTTTTCCGATACCTTTCTTATTTCTGTTGCACAAACACCTAAAGTACATCACTATAACGAATTAATAGGGATGACGCACGTTACGCTGGCTAAAATGTCTCCGGGATTAGTTGAAGAACTTGAAAAGTTGGGGAAATTACGTGATGAATTGAATTTCAAATATTACGTTAATGATTGTTTCAAGTCTGAAATAGGTCAATTAAAACAAATTTAA
- a CDS encoding argininosuccinate synthase yields the protein MKKLVIAYSGGLDTSYCAVSLSKEYDVHAVSVNTGGFTTEEIKHIESNAYKMGVSTYKNIDAVATFYQKVVKYLIFGNVLKNGTYPLSVSAERIIQAIEIIEYAKSIDAEYIAHGSTGAGNDQVRFDMIFQTLAPNIKIITPIRDQKLTRQEEIEYLKSEGIDMPWEKTKYSVNKGLWGTSVGGVETLKSEKPLPSEAYPSQLEKEGEEKVTLTFKNGEFVALNGETNAPEVNIENLNNIASAYAIGRDIHVGDTIVGTKGRVGFEAAAALITVKAHHLLEKHTLTKWQLQHKDYLSSFYGMHLHEGQYLDPVMRDTEAFLQSSQKMVSGNVVVSLKPYHFSLDGIVSDHDLMSSKFSTYGEENKAWTADDAKGFIKIFGNQNKIYRQVNSQE from the coding sequence ATGAAAAAATTAGTCATAGCATATAGTGGAGGATTAGATACATCTTACTGTGCCGTTAGTTTATCAAAAGAATATGATGTACACGCTGTAAGTGTAAATACTGGTGGTTTTACAACTGAAGAAATTAAGCATATTGAAAGTAATGCCTATAAAATGGGTGTTTCAACTTATAAAAATATTGATGCCGTAGCTACATTTTATCAAAAAGTAGTGAAGTATTTAATTTTTGGTAACGTTTTAAAAAACGGTACATATCCATTGTCTGTAAGTGCAGAACGTATTATTCAAGCAATTGAAATTATAGAGTATGCTAAAAGTATTGATGCAGAATATATTGCGCATGGTAGTACTGGAGCTGGTAATGATCAGGTTCGTTTCGATATGATTTTTCAAACATTGGCACCAAATATTAAAATTATTACACCAATTAGAGATCAAAAATTAACAAGACAAGAAGAGATTGAGTATTTAAAATCTGAAGGAATTGATATGCCTTGGGAAAAAACAAAATACTCTGTAAATAAAGGCCTTTGGGGAACTAGTGTTGGTGGTGTAGAGACTTTAAAGTCTGAAAAACCTTTACCAAGTGAAGCTTACCCATCTCAATTAGAAAAAGAAGGAGAAGAGAAAGTAACGCTAACTTTTAAAAATGGTGAGTTTGTTGCGCTAAATGGTGAGACAAATGCTCCGGAAGTAAATATTGAAAACTTAAATAATATCGCTTCGGCTTACGCTATTGGTAGAGATATTCACGTTGGAGATACTATTGTTGGAACAAAAGGACGTGTTGGTTTTGAAGCCGCAGCTGCTTTAATTACAGTAAAAGCACACCACTTGTTAGAGAAGCATACATTAACAAAATGGCAATTACAACATAAAGATTATCTGTCTAGTTTTTATGGTATGCATTTGCATGAAGGACAATATTTAGACCCAGTAATGAGAGATACGGAAGCATTTTTACAAAGTTCTCAGAAAATGGTTTCTGGTAATGTTGTAGTATCTTTAAAACCTTATCACTTCTCTTTAGATGGTATTGTTTCAGATCACGATTTAATGTCGAGTAAGTTTAGTACTTACGGTGAAGAAAACAAGGCTTGGACGGCAGATGATGCTAAAGGATTTATTAAGATTTTCGGAAACCAAAATAAAATATACAGACAAGTAAATTCTCAGGAATAG
- the argC gene encoding N-acetyl-gamma-glutamyl-phosphate reductase, which produces MKNIEVGIIGGAGYTAGELIRLLIHHPNTNINFVFSTSNAGNKISKIHQDLVGTLDQEFTDTVNPNVDVLFLCLGHGNSVKFLSNNTFSDNTKIIDLGNDFRLEADKDFDGKTFVYGLPELQREAIKTANYIANPGCFATAIQLGVLPLAGKGLINKDVHINAVTGATGAGTSLSATTHFTWRDNNFSYYKPFTHQHLGEINQSVKQLQSDFATEILFMPNRGDFPRGIFATLYTDFEGTVEDAKTIYKDFYKDAKFTFVSDDQLHLKQVVNTNKCLIHLHKHNGKLLVTSIIDNLLKGASGQALQNMNLMFGLEETTGLGLKATYF; this is translated from the coding sequence ATGAAAAATATTGAAGTTGGAATTATTGGAGGTGCTGGTTATACGGCTGGTGAGTTAATTCGTTTATTAATCCATCACCCAAATACAAATATCAATTTTGTGTTTAGCACATCGAATGCCGGAAACAAAATAAGTAAAATACATCAAGATTTAGTAGGAACGTTAGATCAAGAATTTACCGATACTGTTAACCCAAATGTAGATGTTTTATTTTTATGTTTAGGTCACGGAAATTCAGTGAAGTTTTTATCGAATAATACGTTTTCTGATAATACAAAAATTATAGATTTAGGAAATGATTTTAGATTAGAAGCCGATAAGGATTTTGATGGTAAAACATTTGTTTACGGTTTGCCGGAATTACAACGTGAAGCTATTAAAACTGCAAATTATATTGCAAATCCGGGGTGTTTTGCAACAGCAATTCAGTTAGGGGTGTTGCCTTTGGCTGGTAAAGGTTTGATAAATAAAGATGTGCACATTAATGCTGTAACAGGTGCTACTGGTGCAGGAACATCGTTATCTGCAACAACACATTTTACTTGGAGAGATAATAACTTCTCTTATTACAAACCATTTACGCATCAGCATTTAGGTGAAATAAATCAATCGGTTAAGCAATTGCAAAGTGATTTTGCTACTGAGATTTTATTTATGCCAAATAGAGGTGATTTTCCTAGAGGAATTTTTGCAACACTTTACACCGATTTTGAAGGTACTGTTGAAGATGCAAAAACGATTTATAAAGATTTTTATAAAGACGCTAAATTTACTTTTGTATCGGATGATCAATTACATTTAAAACAAGTAGTAAATACTAATAAATGTTTAATACATTTACATAAGCATAACGGTAAATTATTGGTGACTAGTATTATCGATAATTTATTAAAAGGAGCTTCGGGACAAGCTTTGCAAAACATGAATTTGATGTTTGGCTTAGAAGAAACTACCGGCTTAGGTTTAAAGGCTACTTATTTCTAG
- the proC gene encoding pyrroline-5-carboxylate reductase: MRVAIIGAGSLGQSIAKGLLSSEALTSLYLTKRNLGALKDFDNSEKVTLTTDNVEAVKHADILIFAIQPRHFEGILNDLKPHLTKAHVLISVITGFAIARIEAIVGEDNYVVRAMPNTAASVGQSMTCISTNKKGKEKIDLAMAIFNSLGTSLEIPEEQLQAATVICASGIAFWMRLIRATTQGAVQLGFEAHEAHQLAMQTCFGAASLLKESGKHPEEEIDRVTTPSGCTIEGLNEMEHRGLSSSLIKGINASFEKINQIKNN; the protein is encoded by the coding sequence ATGAGAGTAGCCATAATTGGTGCAGGTAGCTTGGGCCAGTCTATTGCAAAGGGCTTGTTAAGCTCGGAAGCGTTGACGAGTTTGTATTTAACAAAACGAAACTTAGGCGCTTTAAAGGATTTTGATAATTCGGAAAAAGTAACGTTAACTACAGATAATGTTGAGGCTGTAAAACATGCAGATATTTTAATTTTTGCTATTCAACCAAGACATTTTGAAGGTATATTAAACGACCTGAAACCACATTTAACTAAAGCACATGTTTTAATTTCGGTAATTACCGGATTTGCTATTGCTAGAATTGAGGCTATTGTGGGTGAAGATAATTACGTGGTACGCGCTATGCCGAATACTGCGGCATCTGTGGGACAATCAATGACTTGTATTTCTACCAATAAAAAAGGAAAGGAAAAAATTGATTTAGCTATGGCTATTTTTAATAGTTTGGGTACTTCGTTGGAAATTCCGGAGGAACAATTACAAGCCGCTACAGTAATTTGTGCGAGTGGTATTGCTTTTTGGATGCGCTTAATTCGTGCAACAACGCAAGGAGCGGTTCAATTAGGTTTTGAGGCACACGAAGCTCACCAACTAGCGATGCAAACGTGTTTTGGCGCAGCTAGTTTATTGAAAGAATCGGGTAAGCACCCAGAAGAGGAAATAGACCGTGTAACTACACCTAGTGGTTGTACTATTGAAGGTTTGAATGAAATGGAACACCGCGGTTTAAGTTCGTCGCTGATAAAAGGAATAAATGCGTCTTTTGAAAAAATTAACCAGATAAAAAATAATTAG
- a CDS encoding aspartate aminotransferase family protein has product MPLFNVYPLYDVTPVSGKGIYVYDEKGNEYLDLYGGHAVISIGHAHPKYVAAISNQVAALGFYSNAVQNPLQVTLAERLETLSGCEGYELFLCNSGAEANENALKLASFKTNKKRVIAFSNGFHGRTSAAVAVTDNKNIIAPINAQQAVTILPLNDIEGVKRELEKGDVCAVIVEFIQGVGGLDQGTAEFFEQVDLLCKANNTFFIADEVQSGYGRSGKFFAFQHYNVTPDVISIAKGMGNGFPIGGILIHPSIEAKFGMLGTTFGGNHLACAAGLSVLSVIEGEKLMDNVNEMSCYFVKLAKTIPQIKAIKGKGLMIGLEFDFEVGDLRKELIYKHHIFTGGAMNKNLLRILPPLTIRKEHINMFFEALVEVLNEVEELEVNNS; this is encoded by the coding sequence ATGCCACTATTTAATGTATATCCGTTGTATGATGTTACGCCTGTATCGGGCAAAGGCATTTATGTTTATGATGAAAAAGGAAACGAATATTTAGATCTTTATGGTGGTCATGCCGTAATTTCTATCGGACACGCACATCCAAAATATGTGGCAGCGATTTCTAATCAGGTTGCTGCGCTCGGTTTTTATTCTAACGCCGTGCAAAACCCTTTGCAGGTTACACTGGCTGAAAGATTAGAAACGCTTTCTGGTTGTGAAGGTTACGAGTTGTTTTTGTGTAATTCTGGTGCAGAAGCAAATGAGAATGCTTTAAAATTGGCATCTTTTAAAACAAATAAAAAACGTGTTATTGCTTTTAGCAATGGATTTCACGGTAGAACATCGGCAGCTGTTGCAGTAACCGATAATAAAAATATTATAGCGCCTATAAACGCGCAACAAGCCGTAACTATTTTACCTTTAAATGATATTGAAGGTGTAAAAAGAGAACTTGAAAAAGGCGATGTTTGTGCCGTAATTGTTGAGTTTATACAAGGGGTCGGAGGTTTAGATCAAGGTACTGCCGAATTTTTTGAGCAGGTAGATTTGCTTTGTAAAGCGAACAATACCTTTTTTATTGCCGATGAGGTTCAGTCTGGTTATGGCCGTTCGGGAAAATTCTTTGCTTTTCAGCATTATAATGTAACGCCAGATGTTATTTCTATAGCGAAAGGTATGGGGAATGGTTTTCCAATAGGAGGTATTTTAATTCACCCAAGCATCGAAGCTAAATTTGGTATGTTAGGTACTACGTTTGGTGGAAATCACTTGGCTTGTGCTGCTGGTTTATCTGTTTTAAGCGTTATTGAAGGCGAAAAATTAATGGATAACGTAAACGAGATGTCGTGTTATTTTGTGAAACTGGCTAAAACGATTCCGCAGATAAAAGCCATAAAAGGTAAAGGCTTAATGATTGGTTTGGAGTTCGATTTTGAAGTTGGCGATTTACGCAAAGAGTTAATATATAAGCATCATATTTTTACTGGTGGTGCCATGAATAAAAACTTGTTGAGAATTTTACCTCCATTAACCATTAGAAAAGAGCATATTAATATGTTTTTTGAAGCTTTAGTTGAAGTTTTAAACGAGGTTGAGGAATTAGAAGTGAATAACTCGTAG
- a CDS encoding glutamate-5-semialdehyde dehydrogenase — protein sequence MNTLLSIETRNAVLLKMAKLLEQERQEIISINKTDLEAYKGDDISMFDRLKVDDFKVDEMIKSVTHLASQDDPVGVERFSFKHDNGMQVYNKTASFGTVLIIYESRPDVTVEAAGIAFKSGNKILLKGGKESLKSNLKIVELWHQALEEQGASTDWVEYLQFNRTETQAFLEKPTQKVDLIVPRGGERLIAFVKEHATCPVIISGRGNNFVYVHEAADLDIAIDVIMNGKSKISACNAVDKILIDKNLADKTTFVNRLIAKLKEANIEVLGDASISENHEVEAITSDDIWYKEFLDYKILIGEIASNQDTIATINKYSGGHSSVIVTTNNDEAKMFMENVDTAAVYHNASTRFTDGGQLGLGGELAISTDKLHQRGPIGLQHLVTNKWYVHGNGQTR from the coding sequence ATGAACACCCTATTATCCATAGAAACTAGAAATGCTGTTTTATTAAAAATGGCAAAGCTTTTAGAACAGGAGCGTCAGGAGATAATTAGCATAAATAAAACAGATTTAGAAGCTTATAAAGGTGACGATATTTCGATGTTCGACCGATTAAAGGTAGACGATTTTAAAGTTGATGAAATGATAAAATCTGTTACGCATTTGGCTTCGCAAGATGATCCCGTAGGTGTGGAGCGTTTTAGTTTTAAGCATGATAACGGGATGCAGGTTTATAATAAAACGGCATCGTTTGGTACGGTTTTAATTATTTATGAATCGCGTCCAGATGTTACTGTAGAAGCAGCTGGAATTGCTTTTAAATCGGGTAACAAGATTTTATTAAAAGGCGGGAAAGAGTCTTTAAAATCAAACTTAAAAATTGTAGAATTATGGCACCAAGCTTTAGAAGAGCAAGGCGCATCAACCGATTGGGTGGAGTATTTACAATTTAACCGTACAGAAACTCAAGCTTTTTTAGAAAAACCAACTCAAAAAGTAGATTTAATTGTACCACGTGGTGGCGAGCGGTTAATTGCTTTTGTAAAAGAGCATGCTACATGCCCAGTAATTATTAGTGGTCGGGGTAATAATTTTGTTTACGTACACGAAGCAGCCGATTTAGATATTGCTATTGATGTTATTATGAATGGGAAATCTAAAATTTCGGCTTGTAATGCGGTTGATAAAATTTTAATTGATAAAAATCTTGCAGATAAAACGACATTTGTAAATCGATTAATTGCAAAATTAAAAGAAGCAAATATTGAAGTTTTAGGTGATGCTAGTATATCAGAAAATCATGAGGTAGAAGCAATTACTTCGGATGATATTTGGTATAAAGAATTTTTAGATTATAAAATACTTATTGGTGAAATAGCATCTAACCAAGATACTATTGCCACGATTAATAAATATTCTGGAGGACATTCTTCTGTTATTGTTACTACAAATAATGACGAAGCTAAAATGTTTATGGAAAATGTAGATACGGCAGCAGTTTACCATAATGCGTCCACACGTTTTACCGATGGTGGGCAATTAGGTTTAGGTGGCGAATTGGCTATCAGTACAGATAAATTACACCAACGCGGACCAATTGGTTTGCAGCATTTAGTTACCAATAAATGGTATGTTCATGGTAACGGACAAACAAGATAG
- the proB gene encoding glutamate 5-kinase yields MQKKKRILLKIGSNTLTKETNNISRGKIEDVANQIAKLQDTCEFIIVSSGAIAVAKQFVKLESKQEDVFVKQALASIGQPHLIRIYQEIFREYGLLISQCLLSYSDFEKQESKTNIVNTINVLVQNNYIPIINENDTVATDEIKFGDNDKLAALTASLLEVDLLIIATNTNGIYTKESIEKGVPETIAEVTDFDGLRAQVVNSKSSHGSGGMESKIEAVAVTKKANIETWIVNGLEDGFITNAFDNKVPFTKIK; encoded by the coding sequence ATGCAGAAAAAGAAACGAATTTTATTAAAAATAGGGTCTAATACACTTACCAAAGAGACCAACAATATTTCCCGTGGTAAAATTGAAGATGTTGCGAATCAAATAGCAAAACTTCAAGATACTTGCGAGTTTATAATTGTAAGTTCTGGCGCAATAGCTGTAGCAAAACAGTTTGTAAAGTTAGAAAGTAAGCAGGAAGATGTTTTTGTAAAACAAGCCTTGGCATCTATTGGTCAGCCACATTTAATTCGTATTTACCAAGAAATTTTTAGAGAATACGGTTTATTAATATCTCAGTGTTTATTATCGTATTCCGATTTTGAAAAACAGGAAAGTAAAACCAATATTGTAAACACCATAAATGTTTTGGTTCAAAACAATTACATTCCTATTATCAATGAAAATGATACGGTAGCTACCGATGAGATTAAATTTGGTGATAACGATAAATTAGCCGCTTTAACAGCTTCTCTTTTAGAGGTGGATTTACTTATAATTGCAACTAACACTAACGGAATTTACACTAAAGAATCAATAGAGAAAGGTGTTCCTGAAACTATTGCTGAGGTTACCGACTTTGATGGCTTAAGAGCTCAAGTGGTTAATTCTAAATCTTCCCACGGAAGTGGAGGTATGGAGTCTAAAATTGAGGCTGTCGCCGTTACCAAAAAAGCGAACATCGAAACTTGGATTGTAAACGGTTTGGAAGACGGTTTTATAACTAATGCTTTTGATAATAAAGTGCCCTTTACCAAAATAAAATAG
- a CDS encoding acetylornithine carbamoyltransferase, giving the protein MKHYTSINDIDNIHTWIEEAKALKENPLGDIELGKNKTLGLLFFNSSLRTRLSTQKAALNLGMNPIVMNVSGDAWGIEFGDGTVMNGSTAEHIKEAAAVVSQYCDIIAVRAFPSLTDRALDESEHILESFKKFASVPVISMESATGHPLQGLTDAITIAEHAKGAKPKVVLSWAPHIKALPHAVANSFTQAMRKMDVEFVIANPEGYNLNPEITGDTPIYHSQEDAFKDADFVYTKNWSSYEDYGLVDNIDPEWMITKEKIGEAKFMHCLPVRRNLVVEDAVLDSDSSLVIQQANNRTFAAQLVLKKILENL; this is encoded by the coding sequence ATGAAACATTACACATCCATTAACGATATCGATAACATCCATACTTGGATTGAAGAAGCGAAAGCCTTAAAGGAAAATCCGTTAGGAGACATTGAATTAGGTAAAAACAAAACCTTAGGTTTATTATTCTTTAATTCTAGTTTGCGTACGCGTTTAAGCACGCAAAAAGCGGCTTTAAATTTAGGAATGAATCCTATTGTAATGAATGTTTCAGGCGATGCTTGGGGAATCGAGTTTGGCGATGGCACTGTTATGAATGGTAGTACAGCCGAACACATTAAAGAAGCTGCCGCTGTGGTATCTCAATATTGCGATATTATTGCAGTTCGTGCATTTCCAAGTTTAACCGATAGAGCATTGGATGAAAGTGAACATATTTTAGAGTCTTTTAAAAAGTTTGCATCAGTGCCTGTAATAAGCATGGAAAGTGCTACAGGTCATCCATTACAAGGTTTAACCGATGCTATTACTATTGCAGAGCACGCTAAGGGGGCTAAACCAAAAGTTGTGTTAAGTTGGGCGCCACATATTAAGGCGTTACCACATGCGGTTGCAAATAGTTTTACGCAAGCCATGAGAAAAATGGATGTGGAGTTTGTAATTGCAAATCCAGAAGGTTATAATTTAAACCCGGAAATTACGGGCGATACGCCAATTTATCACAGTCAAGAAGACGCTTTCAAAGATGCCGATTTTGTGTACACAAAAAACTGGAGTTCTTATGAGGATTATGGTTTAGTTGATAATATTGATCCGGAATGGATGATTACCAAAGAGAAAATTGGTGAAGCAAAATTTATGCACTGTTTACCGGTTAGACGGAACTTAGTTGTGGAAGATGCCGTTTTAGATAGTGATAGCTCTTTAGTGATTCAGCAAGCAAATAATAGAACCTTTGCAGCGCAATTAGTACTCAAGAAGATTTTAGAAAACTTATAG